One genomic segment of Salinibacter grassmerensis includes these proteins:
- a CDS encoding acetyl-CoA C-acyltransferase gives MPVPSPGRTAVFVDGCRLPFQRAGTGYADLMAYDMGRMVLRHLLTRTGLPPDHVERVVMGTVVQDVNTSNVARESALAAGIPNHVPAFTVTMACISSNQAVTSGMDLLRTGQADVMIAGGTETLSDPPVRLKRPVRKRLFQARKAKSTGDYLDLLDGLSPGDLLPETPAIAEFSTGEVMGESADRLAAMFGISREDQDRYALRSHERAAAARDDGRLDEELAPATVPPAFDPITTDNVIRDDTSMEQLHNLPPAFVEPFGTITAGSSSALTDGASATLLMAEEVAEAQGLAPRAALRTYTYVAQDPETELLLGPAYAIPEVLDEAGLALDDIDVIELHEAFAGQVLAVLEALRSDTFAAEHLNRTEAVGAVDMDRLNTRGGSLSLGHPFGATGARLVMSAVNRLHDEDGRWALVAACAAGGLGHALLVERRPS, from the coding sequence ATGCCTGTCCCCTCCCCCGGCCGCACCGCGGTCTTCGTCGACGGCTGCCGGCTTCCCTTCCAGCGGGCCGGCACCGGGTACGCCGACCTCATGGCCTACGACATGGGCCGCATGGTCCTGCGGCACCTGCTCACCCGGACCGGCCTGCCCCCCGACCACGTCGAGCGCGTCGTGATGGGCACGGTCGTGCAGGACGTCAACACGAGCAACGTGGCGCGGGAGTCGGCCCTCGCCGCCGGCATTCCGAACCACGTGCCCGCCTTCACGGTGACGATGGCCTGCATCTCCAGCAACCAGGCCGTCACCAGTGGCATGGACCTCCTGCGCACCGGACAGGCAGACGTCATGATCGCGGGCGGCACCGAGACCCTCAGCGACCCGCCCGTCCGGCTGAAGCGGCCCGTCCGGAAGCGGCTGTTTCAGGCCCGCAAGGCCAAGAGCACGGGCGACTACCTGGACCTGCTCGACGGCCTCAGCCCCGGCGACCTGCTGCCCGAAACGCCGGCCATCGCCGAGTTCTCAACCGGCGAGGTGATGGGCGAGAGCGCCGACCGGCTCGCCGCGATGTTCGGCATCTCGCGCGAGGACCAGGACCGATACGCCCTCCGCTCGCACGAGCGGGCCGCCGCGGCCCGGGACGACGGGCGCCTCGACGAGGAGCTCGCCCCCGCAACCGTCCCGCCGGCGTTCGACCCGATCACGACCGACAACGTGATTCGGGATGACACCTCGATGGAGCAGCTCCACAACCTGCCGCCCGCGTTCGTCGAGCCCTTCGGGACCATCACCGCCGGCAGCTCGTCGGCCCTCACCGACGGCGCCTCCGCGACGCTGCTGATGGCGGAGGAAGTGGCCGAGGCCCAGGGCCTTGCGCCGCGCGCCGCCCTCCGCACCTACACCTACGTCGCGCAGGACCCCGAGACGGAATTGCTCCTGGGCCCGGCGTACGCCATCCCCGAGGTGCTCGACGAGGCCGGCCTCGCGCTCGACGACATCGACGTGATCGAGCTCCATGAAGCCTTTGCCGGCCAGGTGCTGGCGGTCCTCGAAGCGCTCCGCTCCGATACGTTTGCTGCGGAGCACCTAAACCGGACCGAGGCGGTCGGCGCGGTCGACATGGATCGCCTCAACACCCGGGGCGGCTCCCTGTCGCTGGGGCACCCGTTTGGGGCAACCGGGGCCCGCCTCGTGATGAGCGCGGTGAACCGGCTCCACGACGAGGACGGCCGCTGGGCCCTCGTCGCCGCCTGCGCCGCCGGCGGACTGGGGCACGCCCTCCTCGTCGAACGGAGGCCTTCCTAG
- a CDS encoding HNH endonuclease, with protein sequence MNKHGLSRTIPAQVKREVRRACGFGCVICGTSIIEYEHIDPPFAEAKEHDPDKIALLCPQCHAKVTRGFWSKQAVKEARRDPHCLKEGYASEFIDVGRQHPKIEFAGVTLVECDIPVQVGEKPLFQIKEAEEEGGPFRLSANFSNSNGKTSLQIKDNEWRVFTGNWDVEAVGGTITIHDAPGQISLQLSISGRDTVAVQKLDMKLNRMHFHGNTDNLIVESPDGRNLSLTNCIASNCHIGLAL encoded by the coding sequence ATGAACAAACATGGACTATCTCGCACGATACCAGCTCAAGTAAAGCGAGAAGTACGCAGGGCCTGTGGTTTTGGATGCGTTATCTGTGGGACAAGCATTATTGAGTACGAGCATATCGATCCTCCATTCGCAGAAGCAAAAGAGCATGACCCTGACAAGATTGCGTTGCTGTGCCCTCAGTGCCATGCAAAAGTGACTAGAGGTTTTTGGTCGAAACAAGCAGTCAAGGAGGCAAGGCGCGATCCACACTGTCTCAAAGAGGGGTACGCGAGTGAGTTCATTGATGTCGGGCGACAACATCCCAAGATAGAGTTTGCCGGCGTTACACTTGTTGAGTGTGATATACCTGTTCAGGTCGGTGAGAAACCTCTTTTTCAAATCAAGGAAGCTGAAGAAGAGGGTGGACCATTTCGGTTGAGTGCAAATTTTTCTAACTCAAACGGGAAGACTAGTTTACAGATAAAAGATAATGAATGGAGGGTATTTACCGGAAATTGGGACGTTGAAGCAGTAGGAGGTACCATCACCATTCACGATGCTCCCGGTCAAATTTCACTTCAGCTCTCAATATCAGGCCGTGACACGGTTGCGGTTCAAAAACTCGACATGAAGCTAAACAGAATGCATTTTCATGGGAATACAGATAATCTCATAGTCGAATCCCCTGATGGCAGAAATTTGAGTTTAACTAATTGTATTGCTAGCAACTGCCATATTGGCCTGGCCCTATAA
- a CDS encoding AAA family ATPase — protein MAPSISDLKDALSAPAAYPHDPDRIQFEQTHISLVALAPPQVYKIKKPVSLKYLDFSTLERRRHFCEQEVRLNRRLAPDTYEGVVPIVDTDAGLRVDGDPDAGPVVEVAVAMRYLDPDQFLDARLARGAASAADIDRVVRTLCTFYESRSSTPEVAEAGRIDRLRSVTEGNFAEAEGHVGHLLSRPAHEALRFYADRFYDQHAARLHRRRAGGCIVEGHGDLRLEHVHLTDDRVAIFDCVEFNDEFRHLDVANDVAFLAMDLDRKGHPDLARRFVNRMAEGLDDPGLPTVIPFYKSQRVQVRGKVHGLRANEAEIPPAERDRSRAQARHYYQLALHYAVAGPEPLVVVVMGRPGTGKSTQAEAVARALGWPHLASDRIRKAHAGVPQHGRPDAATRERLYTDAATEATYATLRTRALQRARRHQSTVLDATFSRPAQRDSLRTALRAADVPYVFVEVIAGDGTLKKRLRERSAKDATASDARATDFEMLTDRYEAPTALEDPRHVRVGTEGAPDQTTLDILKTLIRLAD, from the coding sequence ATGGCGCCTTCCATCTCCGACCTCAAGGACGCCCTCTCCGCCCCCGCTGCCTACCCGCACGACCCGGACCGGATCCAGTTCGAGCAGACCCACATCTCCCTGGTCGCCCTCGCCCCGCCCCAGGTGTACAAGATCAAGAAGCCGGTCTCGCTCAAGTACCTCGACTTCTCGACCCTGGAGCGGCGGCGGCACTTCTGCGAGCAGGAGGTCCGCCTTAACCGTCGCCTCGCCCCCGACACGTACGAGGGGGTGGTGCCCATCGTGGACACCGACGCAGGCCTCCGGGTAGACGGCGACCCAGACGCAGGGCCCGTCGTGGAGGTGGCCGTGGCGATGCGCTACCTAGACCCGGATCAGTTTCTCGACGCCCGGCTGGCCCGCGGGGCCGCGTCGGCCGCCGACATCGACCGGGTCGTGCGTACCCTCTGCACGTTTTACGAGTCGCGCTCCTCGACGCCCGAGGTGGCGGAGGCGGGCCGCATCGACCGGCTGCGATCGGTGACGGAGGGGAATTTCGCGGAGGCGGAGGGGCACGTTGGCCACCTGCTCTCGCGCCCGGCCCACGAGGCGCTCCGCTTCTATGCCGACCGCTTCTACGATCAGCACGCCGCCCGCCTCCACCGACGCCGGGCTGGGGGATGCATCGTGGAGGGCCACGGCGACCTGCGGCTGGAGCACGTCCACCTCACCGACGACCGCGTCGCCATCTTCGACTGCGTGGAGTTCAACGACGAATTTCGGCACCTCGACGTGGCCAACGACGTGGCGTTCCTGGCCATGGACCTCGACCGCAAGGGGCACCCGGACCTCGCCCGGCGTTTCGTGAACCGGATGGCGGAGGGATTGGACGATCCGGGGCTGCCCACGGTAATCCCCTTCTACAAGAGCCAGCGGGTCCAGGTGCGGGGGAAGGTGCACGGGCTACGGGCCAACGAAGCGGAGATCCCCCCGGCCGAGCGGGACCGCAGCCGCGCCCAGGCCCGGCACTACTACCAGCTGGCCCTCCACTACGCCGTGGCGGGCCCCGAGCCGCTCGTGGTGGTGGTCATGGGCCGCCCCGGCACCGGCAAGAGCACCCAGGCCGAGGCGGTGGCCCGCGCCCTGGGCTGGCCCCACCTCGCCTCCGACCGCATCCGCAAGGCCCACGCCGGCGTCCCCCAGCACGGCCGGCCCGACGCCGCCACCCGCGAGCGCCTCTACACCGACGCCGCGACGGAGGCCACCTACGCCACGCTCCGCACCCGTGCCCTGCAGCGGGCCCGCCGCCACCAAAGCACGGTGCTCGACGCCACCTTCAGTCGCCCCGCGCAGCGCGACAGCCTCCGGACCGCCCTCCGCGCCGCGGACGTGCCGTACGTGTTCGTGGAGGTGATCGCCGGGGACGGGACCCTCAAGAAGCGCCTGCGCGAGCGCTCCGCCAAGGACGCCACGGCCTCTGACGCCCGGGCCACCGACTTCGAGATGCTCACGGACCGCTACGAGGCGCCCACCGCCCTGGAAGACCCGCGTCACGTCCGTGTCGGGACCGAGGGCGCCCCCGACCAGACCACACTCGACATCCTGAAGACGCTAATTCGGCTGGCGGACTGA
- a CDS encoding 3-hydroxyacyl-CoA dehydrogenase NAD-binding domain-containing protein → MPNALSVPTDLLTLTVDETGVATLELDAPDASVNKISWATLNAFSDALDVIETHADLSGLVIASGKPDSFIVGADLSMLQTFEIPAEARRLSREAHALGERVRSLPVPTVAALHGPVMGGGLELALNCDCRVASTADATKMALPEVQLGLLPGGGGTQLLPRLVGVQRALGLMLTGKNTYPKKARRIGLVDGLIHPPGLREAARQAARELAAGTRTVERDAQSLGDRLLEGNPVSRRVIYRQARTRTESRTRGNYPAPPRIIDAVRTGIEEGLTTGLDTERQHFGELVFTPESQALVSIFFAKRDAETHPQSEQARPVDTLGVLGAGLMGSGIAQVSAQNGLDVVLKDQSLALAAEGKKAIWAAVTAQKEKGIINTFTRDQIVERVAPTADYAPLRTADVVIEAVPEDLSIKHAVLSEVEAVVDADTVLASNTSALPIAKVAEGVDDPSRVLGMHYFSPVPDIPLLEIVVTEETSDEALATAYAAGLAQDKTVIVVNDGPGFYTTRILALYMNEALLLFEAGAEIEAVDEAMKDAGFPMGPFELFDLVGLDVAAKITDVMGEALSSERVDISDRAGRLAEADLLGQKTNRGFYEYDADDDADDKDPQGVNDAVYHHSDASTRSTPPADAVQDRLLLMMVNEAVRCLEDEVLRAPIDGDLGAVFGLGFPPFLGGPFRHVDRTGAASVVNTLQRLADRHGPRFAPADRLQTHADQDTTFHT, encoded by the coding sequence ATGCCGAACGCCCTCTCTGTGCCCACGGACCTCCTGACCCTGACGGTGGACGAGACCGGGGTGGCCACGCTCGAGCTCGACGCCCCCGATGCGTCAGTCAACAAGATCTCCTGGGCCACGCTGAACGCGTTTTCCGACGCCCTGGACGTAATTGAAACCCACGCAGACCTGTCCGGGCTGGTCATCGCCAGCGGCAAGCCGGACTCGTTCATCGTTGGGGCCGACCTGTCGATGCTGCAGACGTTCGAGATTCCGGCGGAGGCGCGGCGCCTGAGCCGCGAGGCCCACGCCCTTGGGGAGCGGGTCCGAAGCCTCCCGGTGCCGACCGTGGCCGCGCTTCACGGCCCGGTGATGGGGGGCGGCCTGGAGCTGGCGCTCAACTGCGACTGCCGCGTCGCCTCCACCGCCGACGCGACCAAGATGGCCCTGCCGGAGGTGCAACTCGGCCTCCTGCCCGGCGGGGGCGGCACCCAGCTGCTGCCGCGCCTCGTGGGCGTGCAGCGGGCTCTCGGGCTCATGCTGACCGGCAAGAATACGTATCCGAAAAAGGCGCGGCGCATCGGCCTGGTCGACGGCCTCATCCACCCGCCCGGCCTCCGCGAGGCGGCCCGGCAGGCGGCCCGTGAGTTGGCGGCGGGCACCCGCACCGTTGAGCGCGATGCTCAGTCGCTCGGGGACCGCCTGCTGGAGGGCAATCCCGTCAGCCGGCGCGTCATCTACCGGCAGGCCCGCACACGGACCGAGAGCCGCACCCGGGGCAACTACCCCGCACCGCCCCGCATCATCGACGCCGTGCGCACGGGGATAGAGGAGGGCCTGACGACCGGACTCGACACGGAGCGGCAGCACTTTGGCGAGCTCGTGTTCACGCCCGAGTCGCAGGCCCTCGTGTCGATCTTCTTTGCCAAGCGGGACGCGGAGACGCACCCGCAGTCCGAACAGGCACGCCCGGTCGACACCCTGGGCGTGCTCGGGGCGGGCCTCATGGGCAGTGGCATCGCCCAGGTATCGGCCCAGAACGGGCTCGACGTCGTGCTCAAGGACCAGTCCCTGGCGCTCGCGGCCGAGGGGAAGAAGGCCATCTGGGCCGCGGTGACCGCGCAGAAAGAGAAGGGCATCATCAACACGTTCACGCGGGACCAGATCGTGGAGCGGGTCGCCCCCACCGCCGACTACGCGCCCCTCCGGACGGCCGATGTCGTGATCGAGGCCGTGCCGGAGGACCTGTCGATCAAGCACGCGGTGCTGTCGGAGGTGGAGGCGGTCGTCGACGCGGACACGGTGCTGGCCTCCAACACCTCCGCCCTGCCGATTGCGAAGGTCGCCGAGGGCGTGGACGACCCATCCCGGGTGCTCGGCATGCACTACTTCTCCCCCGTCCCCGACATTCCGCTGCTGGAGATCGTCGTCACCGAGGAGACCTCCGACGAGGCGCTGGCCACCGCGTACGCCGCGGGCCTCGCGCAGGACAAGACCGTCATCGTGGTGAACGACGGCCCGGGCTTCTACACCACCCGCATCCTCGCCCTCTATATGAACGAGGCCCTGCTGCTCTTCGAGGCCGGGGCCGAGATTGAGGCGGTCGACGAGGCGATGAAGGACGCCGGGTTCCCGATGGGCCCGTTTGAGTTGTTCGACCTCGTGGGCCTGGACGTGGCGGCCAAGATTACCGACGTCATGGGCGAGGCCCTCTCGTCCGAGCGCGTCGACATCAGCGACCGTGCGGGCCGGCTCGCGGAGGCCGACCTGCTGGGCCAGAAGACCAACCGCGGGTTCTACGAGTACGACGCGGACGACGACGCCGACGACAAAGACCCGCAGGGCGTCAACGACGCGGTGTACCATCATAGCGACGCCTCCACCCGCTCGACGCCGCCGGCCGACGCGGTTCAGGATCGGCTCCTCCTCATGATGGTCAACGAGGCCGTGCGGTGCCTCGAAGACGAGGTGCTCCGCGCCCCCATCGACGGCGACCTCGGGGCTGTGTTCGGGCTTGGCTTTCCGCCATTTCTCGGGGGTCCCTTCCGCCACGTCGACCGTACGGGGGCGGCCTCGGTCGTAAACACCCTTCAGCGTCTGGCCGACCGCCACGGCCCTCGCTTTGCCCCCGCCGACCGCCTCCAGACCCACGCCGATCAGGACACGACCTTTCACACATAG
- the rlmB gene encoding 23S rRNA (guanosine(2251)-2'-O)-methyltransferase RlmB has translation MSTSDTSTLIGRGPVLEALKRDDLGIEKVMLKQDVNGAQIGAIRSIADDRGTPVQYVPEARLRHESDGATHQGVVAITAPIRYQEVDDMLSDIAPTWDAVQTAQPMLLVVDRVTDPRNFGAMLRSAVAAGTDGVIVPTREMAPLNAAAIKASAGTAPRIPIARTDDLPRVLTQLKERGYFVYGAEGTAEAPLWDADWDRPVAVVLGSEGAGLAPRVAEACDELISIPMRGPAESLNVSVAAGLLVYEAARSRT, from the coding sequence ATGAGCACATCCGACACCTCTACCCTCATCGGACGCGGTCCTGTCTTGGAGGCCCTGAAGCGCGATGACCTGGGCATCGAAAAGGTCATGCTGAAGCAGGACGTAAACGGCGCCCAGATTGGGGCCATTCGGTCGATCGCCGACGATCGCGGAACGCCGGTGCAGTACGTCCCCGAGGCCCGGCTGCGGCACGAGTCCGACGGGGCTACCCATCAAGGGGTGGTTGCCATTACGGCCCCGATCCGGTACCAGGAGGTGGACGACATGCTCTCCGACATTGCGCCCACCTGGGATGCGGTGCAGACCGCCCAGCCGATGCTCCTCGTCGTCGACCGGGTGACGGACCCTCGCAACTTTGGGGCGATGCTGCGGAGCGCGGTGGCGGCCGGCACCGACGGCGTCATTGTGCCGACCCGCGAGATGGCCCCCCTGAACGCCGCCGCGATCAAGGCGAGCGCCGGAACGGCGCCCCGGATTCCGATTGCACGGACCGACGACCTGCCGCGCGTGCTGACCCAGCTCAAAGAGCGGGGCTACTTCGTCTACGGCGCGGAGGGGACCGCCGAGGCACCGCTCTGGGACGCCGACTGGGACCGACCCGTGGCGGTGGTGCTGGGAAGTGAGGGGGCGGGCCTGGCGCCCAGGGTGGCCGAGGCGTGCGACGAACTCATCTCCATTCCGATGCGCGGGCCGGCCGAGTCGCTCAATGTCTCTGTGGCGGCGGGCCTCCTTGTTTACGAGGCCGCCCGGTCGCGGACGTAG